The Sporomusaceae bacterium FL31 nucleotide sequence AAAAGTAGGTCTTTTAACAGTACATCTTTACAGACCTTTCTCCCTTGAACATTTCTTCAAATATATTCCTAAAACAGTTAAAACCATTGCTGTTCTTGACAGAACTAAAGAGCCTGGCGCATTGGCTGAACCACTGTATCTTGATGTTAAAACTGCTTTCTATGGTCGTCAAGATTGGCAACCAACCATCGTTGGCGGTCGCTATGCATTAGGTGGTAAAGATATCGTTCCTGGCCATATTGTTGCTGTTTATGACAACCTGAAAGCGGATAAGCCTAAAGACGGCTTTACTGTTGGTATCGTAGATGACGTAACTTTCAAATCTTTGGAATTAGGTGCAGATGTTGATACTACACCTGCAGGCACTACTGCTTGCAAATTCTGGGGTCTTGGCTCTGATGGTACTGTTGGTGCGAATAAAAGCGCTATCAAGATCATTGGTGATAAAACAGACATGTATGCTCAAGCATATTTTGCTTATGACTCCAAAAAATCTGGTGGTATCACCATGTCTCACTTGAGATTTGGTAAACAACCAATCAAATCACCATATTTGATCAATAAAGCTGACTTTATTTCCTGCTCACAGCAATCTTATGCGAATAAATATGACTTGTTAGCAGGCTTAAAACCAAACGGCACATTCTTGTTGAACTGCACTTGGACTGAAGCTGAATTGGAAGAAAAACTGCCTGCAGCTATGAAACGCTATATTGCTGACAACAATATCAATTTCTATATTGTTAATGCAGTAAAAATTGCTCATGACCTGGGTCTGGGCGGACGCTTCAACATGATCATGCAGTCTGCATTCTTTAAGCTTGCGAACATCATTCCTTTGGAAAGTGCTGTTAAATACTTGAAAGATGCAGTTGTTGATTCATATGGCAATAAAGGTCAAAAAATTATTGACATGAACAATGCCGCTATCGATCATGGTATCGAAGCTTCAGTAAAAGTAACTGTTCCAGCTTCCTGGAAAACTGCTGTTGACGAAGCGGCTGCAACGAAAGAAGTACCTGCTTTCATCAAAAACATCCTTGAGCCAATGAACAGACAAGAAGGCGACAAACTTCCTGTAAGTGCATTTGTTGGCAGCATGGAAGACGGCACATTCCCATTAGGAACTGCTGCCTATGAGAAACGCGGTATTGCAATTGATGTTCCAGAATGGCAAGTTGAAAACTGTATCCAATGTAACCAATGCTCTTACGTTTGTCCTCATGCTGCAATTCGTCCAGTACTTGCTACTGAGGCTGAAGTTAAAAATGCACCTGAAGGCTTCATTGTAAAAGCTGCTATTGGTGTTAAAGATACAAGCTATCGCATTGCTGTTTCACCGTTGGATTGCGCTGGCTGCGGCAACTGCGCAGACATCTGCCCTGCTAAACAAAAAGCTCTTGTGATGAAACCTCTTGAATCTCAAACACCTCAAATTGAGCTTTGGGATTATGCAATGACAGTTTCGCCTAAGACTAACCCAGTGAACAAATATACTGTAAAAGGAAGTCAGTTCGAACAGCCTCTGCTTGAGTTCTCCGGCGCTTGCGCAGGTTGCGGTGAAACTCCTTATGCTAAACTTGTCACTCAATTATTTGGTGACAGAATGATGATTTCTAACGCAACGGGTTGTTCTTCAATCTGGGGTGCTAGTGCTCCAGCTATTCCTTATACAACAAACCATAGAGGTCACGGTCCTGCTTGGGCTAACTCACTATTTGAAGATAATGCTGAGTTTGGTCTTGGTATGTTCCTTGGTACTAAAGCTGTTCGTGAGAACTTGGCTAATGATGTTCAAGCTGCTATCGCAGCTGGTGTCAGTGCTGAGCTTGAGGCTGCACTTACCGATTGGCTTGAAAATAAAGACAAAGGTGAGGGCACTCGTGATAGAGCGGATAAAGTTGCTGCTCTGTTGGAAGCTGAAAAAGGCGACAACGCACTGCTTAACAAAATTGCTTCAAGCACTGATTTCTTGGTTAAGAGATCACAATGGATCTTCGGTGGCGACGGCTGGGCTTATGATATCGGCTACGGCGGCTTAGACCATGTATTGGCTTCTGGCGAAGATGTGAATGTATTGGTATTTGATACTGAAGTATATTCCAACACTGGCGGTCAGTCTTCTAAATCAACTCCAGCTGCAGCAATTGCACAATTTGCTGCTAGTGGTAAAAAGACTAAGAAGAAAGATCTTGGCATGATGGCTATGAGCTACGGTTATGTTTATGTTGCTCAAATTGCTATGGGTGCTGATAAAAATCAAACTCTTAAAGCTATTGCAGAAGCAGAAGCATATCCAGGACCGTCCTTGATTATTGCTTACGCTC carries:
- the nifJ2_3 gene encoding pyruvate-flavodoxin oxidoreductase; translated protein: MARKMKTMDGNAAAAYVSYAFTDVAAIYPITPSSPMAENVDEWAAQGKKNVFGQTVKVIEMQSEAGAAGAVHGSLQAGALTTTYTASQGLLLMIPNMYKVAGELLPAVFHVSARALAANSLNIFGDHQDVMAARQTGCAMLAESSVQQVMDLGAIAHLAAIKGRVPFINFFDGFRTSHEIQKIEVLEFDELEKLLDWDAVNAFRKGALNPDHPVLRGTAQNPDIYFQEREVSNKYYEALPELVESYMAEITKLTGREYHLFNYYGAPDADRMIIAMGSVCEAAEETVDYLNAKGEKVGLLTVHLYRPFSLEHFFKYIPKTVKTIAVLDRTKEPGALAEPLYLDVKTAFYGRQDWQPTIVGGRYALGGKDIVPGHIVAVYDNLKADKPKDGFTVGIVDDVTFKSLELGADVDTTPAGTTACKFWGLGSDGTVGANKSAIKIIGDKTDMYAQAYFAYDSKKSGGITMSHLRFGKQPIKSPYLINKADFISCSQQSYANKYDLLAGLKPNGTFLLNCTWTEAELEEKLPAAMKRYIADNNINFYIVNAVKIAHDLGLGGRFNMIMQSAFFKLANIIPLESAVKYLKDAVVDSYGNKGQKIIDMNNAAIDHGIEASVKVTVPASWKTAVDEAAATKEVPAFIKNILEPMNRQEGDKLPVSAFVGSMEDGTFPLGTAAYEKRGIAIDVPEWQVENCIQCNQCSYVCPHAAIRPVLATEAEVKNAPEGFIVKAAIGVKDTSYRIAVSPLDCAGCGNCADICPAKQKALVMKPLESQTPQIELWDYAMTVSPKTNPVNKYTVKGSQFEQPLLEFSGACAGCGETPYAKLVTQLFGDRMMISNATGCSSIWGASAPAIPYTTNHRGHGPAWANSLFEDNAEFGLGMFLGTKAVRENLANDVQAAIAAGVSAELEAALTDWLENKDKGEGTRDRADKVAALLEAEKGDNALLNKIASSTDFLVKRSQWIFGGDGWAYDIGYGGLDHVLASGEDVNVLVFDTEVYSNTGGQSSKSTPAAAIAQFAASGKKTKKKDLGMMAMSYGYVYVAQIAMGADKNQTLKAIAEAEAYPGPSLIIAYAPCINHGLRVGMGCSQLETKRAVESGYWAMFRYNPVLKDAGKNPFTLDSKEPTANFQEFLMGEVRYSSLKRQYPEFADSLFKKTEQDAKERLEGYRKLAGLGCAAQEVAASKA